DNA from Deinococcus aquaedulcis:
TGGCCCGCGCCATTGGGCAGGTGGACGACGTGCGTAACCAACCTGTGAAGGCCGAGGACCTGCAGCAGCTTCAGGGCCTGGGCAGCGCGCTGGACGATCTGGATATCTGGAGCTTCGGGGACGACAGCGCGTCGCCGGGCGGGCACAAGGCCTAACGCCCCCCTTCAAAACGTTCGACCCGTTCCAGCGGCCCGCCCAGTCCTTCCAGGCGGGCCGGCAGCGTCTCGGTCGGGACGGCCTTGCCTGTGGCCACGTCCACGGTTTGAAAGGTGGCGTGGCCCTGCGCCGGCCAGACGGTCAGCAGCGTGACCGTGCTGCGCGCGGTGCCGGGAAAACCCACGTAGGCCCGGCCCCCAATCCCGCCGGCCGATAGCACATTCAGCCCCCCCAGTCGTCCCGGGTAAAAGGCCGCGTGGTGGCCGTGCAGGTAGGCCAGCACGCCGCCCTCCTCCATGACCTGCCGCAGCGCCCCGGCTTCGCGGATCACCTCGCCGGGGCGGTTCTTGTCGGCGCTGACCCCGGCCAGGGGCAGGTGGCCCAGCACCAGCCGCACCCCCGCCGCGCGGGCCGGGCCCGAGGCCAGTTGCGCCGCCAGCCAGCGGCGCTGCGCGGCGTCCACCGTGGGCCCGCTGGCGTCCAGCGACACCACGAACACCTGTCCGCCGCCCAGCGTGAACGAGAAGCGAAAGGGAAACCCCGCGCGGTCCACGTAGGCCAGGGCCGGGGCGTGCGCCTGCCAGTAGCGCGCGGCCTCGCGCCGGTCGCCGGGCAGGGCGGCGTCGTGGTTGCCCAGCGTGAAGGCGAAGGGCAGGCCCGCCTGGGCCAGCGGGGCGCGCACTTCGCGGTCAAAGGCCGCCCACATGGCGCGCACCTGTCCGGCGCTCAGGCGGGGACTCTGGCCGGCCACCAGATCGCCGGGCGAGAGCACCGCGTCGGGTTGCCACGCCTGCACCTGGGCCAGGGCGCGGCCCAGCAGCGGCGGGTACGTGGTGGCGCCGTAGGGACCGTTGAAATCGCCCAGAATCGCCAGCCGCAGCGGGGGCGCCGGCGGCGGCGCGGCCGACAGCAGGGCAGGTAGCAGCAGGGCCAGCAGGGGGCGCAGGAGCGGCATGGCCGCACTGTCTCATGGGGTCTTGAGCAAATCATCAGCCGGGGCTGACCGGGGCGGGTCAGGCTGGGGCATGACCCCCGACGACCCCACCACCCCCAGAGACGCGCTTCCCGTGAACCCCACCCTGGCGCCCCACACCGCCCCCGCCGCCGACCACCGCCCCGCCGAGCAGGGGCCGGCGCCGGACCACCTGCCACCGGCCCCCGCCGTGCCCCAGCCCAGCGGCGACGGCCTGAGCAGCGCGGAAGTGACCGCCCTGGTAGGCGGCGCGGACCCCTCCATGATGGAAGCCAATCTGGCCCTGGAAAGCGCCGAGGGCCTGGACCCGACGACAGAGAGCTGAGCGCAAGCGCAGCCAGTCGTTTCAGCATGGGCGGCCTTCTGGGCCTGCGAGGTCAGTGCTGGAACGGCTTTGAGGTCCGCTCGGACCGCATCATTCCTAACGCTGCTCTCTGTGCTGAGGGGGCCGGCGTTGCGCGGCAGGCCGGGTGCGCTTCCTGCTTTGCCCCTAAGCTGGGCCCATGAAGTCCATGGCCGAGCTGCGCGCCGCGTGCGCCGCCCTGACGGGCTCGCAGGAAACCTTTCCCTTCGACGCCACTACCCTGGTCTTCAAGGTGGGCGGCAAGATGTACGCCCTGACCGACATCCAGGCCGAGCCCCTGGCCCTGTCGCTGAAGGTGCGCCCAGAGCAGGGGGACGAGCTGCGCGCGGCGTGGCCCGCCATTGCTCCTGGTTATCACCTGAACAAGCGCCACTGGATCACGGTGACCCTGGACGGCACCGTGCCCGACGAACTGGTGGCGGAACTGCTGCGCGGCAGCCACGCCCTGGTCACCGCTGGCCTGACCCGCGCCGCACGGGCCGAACTGGGTCTGTGAACGAGGGGCCTGTGCGGGTCATCCTGGGCGCTGGCGAACAGCGCTGGCCCGGCTGGGTGCCCACGCAGCAGGCCACGCTGGACCTGCTGAACCCCGCCAGTTTCGAGCAGTTCTTCGGTAGAGGGCTGGCCGACGCCTTTCTGTGCGAGCACGTCTGGGAGCACCTGTGGCGAGAAGAAGGGGCGCAGGCGGCGCGGCTGGTCTTCCAATATCTGAAGCCCGGTGGCCGCCTGCGCGTGGCCGTGCCGGACGGGCATCACCCGGACCCCGCCTACCAGGCCCTGGTCGCGGTTGGTGGCCCGGGGCCCGCCCATGACCACCGCGTGCTGTATACGCTCGAAACCTTCGCGCCCCTTTTCACGGCGGCGGGCTTCACGGTGGAGCCCCTGGAATGGTGGGATGCGGGCGGCACCTTTCACCAGCAGCCCTGGTCGCCGGACGACGGCCCGGTGTACCGCACGGCCCGGCTGGACCACCGCAACGAGGCGTGGCGGCGGGGTCAGCGCCCACCCGGGTTTACCAGCGTGCTGCTGGACGTGGTGAAGCCAGGCTAGGCCCCCAGATACCATTCAACCCCAACAAACTGGTTGGACTGGATTACGCTATTTACATATTCAATTCGGCCGGGTAAGCTGGATGGTGAACAGCACCACCATTCCCCTGCGAGGTTACCCATGATTGTCGAAACCAAGATTGTTGGTCGCCGGACTCCCTTTGAACGCCGCCCGCTGGAGGTGCCCGCTGGCCCCCAGACGCTGCGCAGCCTGCTGATCCATCTGGTCGAGCAGGAGGTCGCGGCCTACCACGAGCGCCAGAACAGCGTGGGCGTGCTGCGCGTGCTGACCGAGCGCGAACTGTCCGAGGCCACCTTGACCGGGCGCGTCAGTACCTCGCCCCAGGCGCCGGGCGGCACCGTGAGCACCGAGGACGCCGTGCGCACCGCCCTGACCGGCTTTGGCGACGGCCTGTATTACGTGTTCGTGGACGACGAGCAGGTCGAGACGCTGGACACACCGCTGACCCTGCGGCCCGACAGCACGCTGCTGCTGGTGCGCCTGACCGCGCTGACGGGGGGCTGAGATGGACATTCAGGAATACCTGCGCCCCTTTCAGCAGCCCTGGAAGCCGGCCTTTCTGGCGCGGCTGGACACCCTGCCTGCCCCCCTGGCCGAGCTGGTGCGCGCCGATGTGGAGCACCGCCCCGAGCGCGAAGGGCCGCCCCCGCGCGAAGACACCCTGACCGACCACCTGCACGCCAGCACCCCCGCCGAGCGGCTGGCGCTGGCGCAGGTGTTCTTTCCGCAGTTTCCCGAGGTGGCCGCTGCAGCCCTGGCCGCCCTGCTGACCCGCCACCCCTACCCGCAGGGCTACGCCCGGCGCGCCTTCCGGGCCCCGGGTGACCGCCGCATGGCCCGGCACGCCCTGAACTGGCTGTGGCGGACCTGGGAGGCCACGCGCGACTACCCGCAGGACCTCGCGTGGTTTGCCGTTCACGCCGGTCTGCTGAACCCCTGGGAATCGCAGACCCTGGGCCTGCTGCTGGGGCAGGCCATCAGCGACGGGCACGAGGACGTGTTCGAGGTGCTGCGCCAGACGGCCGGCGCCGAGCACCCCGTGGCCCGCATGGGGCGCCACGTCCCGCTGGCCCTGCTGTCGAGCACCCGCGAGGACGCCTGGGCGCTGGCCGAGCGCCTGCTGCTGGCCGCCCAGCGCCAGGAGGGCCTGCGGCAGGTCATTCTGGAAACGGTGGACGAGGCCAGCCTGGGCGCCTTTACCCGGATGCTGCGCCTGCTGCTGCAGGGAGACCTGCTGCGTTTTGCCGCTGCCCTGCGCGCCGCGTGCGTGTGGTTCGGCCTGAACTACGACGTGACCGACCTGAAGGTGGTGCGCGCCCACCTGGAGACCGCCCTGGGCTTTCTGGAAGACCCCGCCACGGCCCGCGCCGCCGTCGCTGGCGGGAGCGGCGCAGGCGCCTACCTCGCCCTGTACACCCTGGCGATGGCCGATGCCCAGGAGGCCGCCGCCCTGGCCCAGCCCCTGCTGAGCGACCCGGCCCCCGAACGCCGCATGGCCGCCGTGCAGTTTCTGGAAGCGGCGGACGCGCTGACGCCCGCCGACCTGGGCGCGCTACTGGCCGACCCGGACCTGCGCCTCGCCGCGCTGGCCGGGGGGCGGCCCCACGCCTACGCCCAGGCGGCGCAGGACGCGCCCCCCTT
Protein-coding regions in this window:
- a CDS encoding MmcQ/YjbR family DNA-binding protein, whose product is MKSMAELRAACAALTGSQETFPFDATTLVFKVGGKMYALTDIQAEPLALSLKVRPEQGDELRAAWPAIAPGYHLNKRHWITVTLDGTVPDELVAELLRGSHALVTAGLTRAARAELGL
- a CDS encoding class I SAM-dependent methyltransferase, with amino-acid sequence MRVILGAGEQRWPGWVPTQQATLDLLNPASFEQFFGRGLADAFLCEHVWEHLWREEGAQAARLVFQYLKPGGRLRVAVPDGHHPDPAYQALVAVGGPGPAHDHRVLYTLETFAPLFTAAGFTVEPLEWWDAGGTFHQQPWSPDDGPVYRTARLDHRNEAWRRGQRPPGFTSVLLDVVKPG
- a CDS encoding metallophosphoesterase family protein, encoding MPLLRPLLALLLPALLSAAPPPAPPLRLAILGDFNGPYGATTYPPLLGRALAQVQAWQPDAVLSPGDLVAGQSPRLSAGQVRAMWAAFDREVRAPLAQAGLPFAFTLGNHDAALPGDRREAARYWQAHAPALAYVDRAGFPFRFSFTLGGGQVFVVSLDASGPTVDAAQRRWLAAQLASGPARAAGVRLVLGHLPLAGVSADKNRPGEVIREAGALRQVMEEGGVLAYLHGHHAAFYPGRLGGLNVLSAGGIGGRAYVGFPGTARSTVTLLTVWPAQGHATFQTVDVATGKAVPTETLPARLEGLGGPLERVERFEGGR